The Candidatus Nomurabacteria bacterium genome segment AACAAAACTATCAAGATGTGAGGATGAAATAACATATGGTTCATAACAATACACAACCACAGCATGTGGGTATAGTCCTTGACGGCAACCGCCGTTGGGCCAAGCAGCATGGTGTGTCTGCCCAAGAAGGCCACAAGCAAGGGTTCGAAACGTTTCGGCGAATTGCCGATGCTGGTCTTGCACGGGGCATACCTTACTTAAGTGTTTTTGCTTTTTCTACAGAAAACTGGAACCGCGCCAAAGACGAAGTATCTTTTTTAATGCGCTTTATACAGATTGTTATGAATAAATACATAAGCGAACTTACCAAAAAAGATATACGCTTTATTTGGCTAGGTAGCGAAGAAGGGCTGGACGCCAAAATTATTAAGCAATTACGCCGCGCCGAAGAATCATCTAAAAATAATACTACAGCAACATTTTGTTTGTGTTTTAACTATGGTGGCCAACAAGAAATAGCCGATGCAGCTGCCAAGCTCGCAGCAACGGGAACGCCAATTACGCAAGAGAGCATAGAAACTGCACTGTATGGCGGAAGTGCTGTGCCCCCTGTAGATTTACTTATACGGCCATCAGGCGAAATGCGCATTAGTAATTTTATGTTATGGCGGGCAGCTTATAGCGAGCTGTTTTTTACCGACAAGCTCTGGCCAGATTTTACACCAGAAGATTTAGACGAAGCCTTAGCTGCGTATGCTTCACGCCATAGGAGGTTTGGCGCGTAATGTGGTTAATTGTTTTAGGCTTATTTTTGTTTGTGCTACTTATAGTGCTGCACGAATACGGCCACTTTTTGGTAGCAAAACGTAACGGGGTAGATGTAGAAGAATTTGGTATAGGCTTTCCACCAAAACTATTTGGCAAAAAGTTGGGCAAGGGCATTTTTGAAGGCTATTACACAATTAACTTGTTACCACTTGGTGGTTTTGTGCGGCTAAAAGGCGAAGAAGACGCTGCTACAGAAAAAGGTTCGTTTGGCTCGGTGGGTTTATCGGCTAAATTGCGTATTATGTTGGCAGGTGTAGCGGTCAATTTACTTGCAGCGCTGGTGTTCTTTACTATTGTTGCGTGGGTGGGGATGCCACAAGTAATCCCTAATCAATTTAGTGTGCCATCAGATAGCACGGTGCTCCGTAACGATATATTTGCTGGCTATGTAGACGCAGACTCACCTGCAGCGCAAGCAGGTTTGCAGGTAGGCGACACCATCGTATCTCTTAACAACCAACCAATTACCAACGAAGCATCGGTACGCGAAGTAGCATCTGCAAATGCAGGGAACACGGTGCCTATTGTTTATGAACGTGATGGTCAAACTACCATGGCGACTACAACGCTGCTTAGTGAACAACAAGTAGCAGACAGTAAAAATACCGATACACCAAAGGGGTATTTGGGGGTTGTCCCAAGGAAATATACCCTTATACAATCTACGTGGTCGGCACCCATTGTAGCGGTTGGTGTATCTGCACAGCTGACTCATCTTACACTTAAAGCACTTGGCGAAGCACTTTATAATTTAGTTTCTGCATTTTTTAGTGCAATAACTGGTAACACCAAAGAAGCACGGCAAGAAGCCTCTAAAGCGGGCGAAAACGTGTCTGGACCAGTAGGTATATTTGCCATCTTGCAGCAAGGAACAGATTTAGGCTACCAATTTATACTATTTGTTGTTGCTGTTATTAGCCTTACTTTGGCTATTATGAACTTTTTGCCAATCCCAGCCTTAGACGGTGGTCGGGCATTTGTAATGCTCCTTTTTAAGGCGATGAAAAAACCACTTACTCCAGACTTAGAAGCACGTATACATGGCACCGGGTTTGCTGCGTTAATGATATTATTTGTTGTAATAACGGTGGTTGATATACGCCGCTTTTATTAGCGATTCATGCCTATGGACACGCTTATAAAAAACAAAAAACGAATCGTTGTACCATGGGATGCTCGGTATGCGTATAGCGTCACTATTTTGGCGTATGTTGTTTCGCAGCTTTTTACAACGCTGCCACTACTCGTAGCACTGTTTTTTACGAATTGGTCCACAATAGAAGATAGTTTATTAGATCAACCCTGGATGAGCCTGAGTCTAACAGGGGTAGGGGCGGTTGGTATTTTTGTTGTTTTGTATTACTTTTTGCATAAAAAAAAGTATGGTTTTTCGCAACTAAAGCTACAAAAGGGGTTGCCACTTAAATCGTTATTGCTTGTTGCAGGAACGTATATTGTGTACATCTTGCTTAGTGTTGCCGTGGCAGCTATTGTGCAGGCGCTGTTTCCATCTTTTAATGCAGATCAAGAACAGCTGGTTGGTTATAAAAATGCCGTTGGCTGGCAATTAATCTTAGCGTTTGTTGGCTTGGTGGTGGTGCCACCAATTGCAGAAGAGATGTTATTTAGAGGCTTTTTATACCAAGGGCTGCGTGACCACTGGAATAAACATGCCACGTTATGGTGGGGTTTTGGCGTAGCTATTGCCGTGGCACTACTAGCAGGTGCTGTCGCCGGCATTATTGTAGCGCTGCTCATAGTTGTATCTATAGTTATTGGTAAAAAGCATCCAGCACGTGCTGCGGCCATTGTTACCAGTGTGCTTTTTGGCTTGGTACATATGCAGTGGAACATTAGTATAGATACGTTTATATTTTCTTTTGCGCTAATATACGTGTTTGAGAAAACACAAAATTTGTGGGCGGCGATTGTGCTGCATGCGCTTAAGAATGGAATTGCGTTTGTAGGATTATTTA includes the following:
- the uppS gene encoding di-trans,poly-cis-decaprenylcistransferase — its product is MVHNNTQPQHVGIVLDGNRRWAKQHGVSAQEGHKQGFETFRRIADAGLARGIPYLSVFAFSTENWNRAKDEVSFLMRFIQIVMNKYISELTKKDIRFIWLGSEEGLDAKIIKQLRRAEESSKNNTTATFCLCFNYGGQQEIADAAAKLAATGTPITQESIETALYGGSAVPPVDLLIRPSGEMRISNFMLWRAAYSELFFTDKLWPDFTPEDLDEALAAYASRHRRFGA
- a CDS encoding site-2 protease family protein, which codes for MWLIVLGLFLFVLLIVLHEYGHFLVAKRNGVDVEEFGIGFPPKLFGKKLGKGIFEGYYTINLLPLGGFVRLKGEEDAATEKGSFGSVGLSAKLRIMLAGVAVNLLAALVFFTIVAWVGMPQVIPNQFSVPSDSTVLRNDIFAGYVDADSPAAQAGLQVGDTIVSLNNQPITNEASVREVASANAGNTVPIVYERDGQTTMATTTLLSEQQVADSKNTDTPKGYLGVVPRKYTLIQSTWSAPIVAVGVSAQLTHLTLKALGEALYNLVSAFFSAITGNTKEARQEASKAGENVSGPVGIFAILQQGTDLGYQFILFVVAVISLTLAIMNFLPIPALDGGRAFVMLLFKAMKKPLTPDLEARIHGTGFAALMILFVVITVVDIRRFY
- a CDS encoding CPBP family intramembrane metalloprotease; protein product: MDTLIKNKKRIVVPWDARYAYSVTILAYVVSQLFTTLPLLVALFFTNWSTIEDSLLDQPWMSLSLTGVGAVGIFVVLYYFLHKKKYGFSQLKLQKGLPLKSLLLVAGTYIVYILLSVAVAAIVQALFPSFNADQEQLVGYKNAVGWQLILAFVGLVVVPPIAEEMLFRGFLYQGLRDHWNKHATLWWGFGVAIAVALLAGAVAGIIVALLIVVSIVIGKKHPARAAAIVTSVLFGLVHMQWNISIDTFIFSFALIYVFEKTQNLWAAIVLHALKNGIAFVGLFILS